From the genome of Hemiscyllium ocellatum isolate sHemOce1 chromosome 15, sHemOce1.pat.X.cur, whole genome shotgun sequence, one region includes:
- the npbwr2b gene encoding neuropeptides B/W receptor type 2b, with translation MENISDTRARTRPCHGSGDLCEFSNGTDTNFTLPEQYPDFYIVLPVIYSVICAAGLTGNTAVIYVILKAPNMKTVTNMFILNLAIADDLFTLVLPINIAEHLLYYWPFGEIMCKLILSIDHYNIFSSIYFLTVMSIDRYLVVLATVRSKKLPQRTYRTAKMVSLCVWLLVTLIVLPFTIFAQVYTDPMNRKSCVLVFPRPERAWLKASRIYTLILGFAIPVSTICLLYTMMLYRLRNMHLNSNAKALDKAKKKVTLMVFIVLAVCLFCWTPFHLTTIVSLTTDVQETPLVIGIAYFITSLSYANSCLNPFLYAFLDDSFQKSFKKLLECRAA, from the coding sequence atggagaacatttcaGACACACGGGCTCGGACTCGCCCCTGTCACGGTTCGGGGGATTTGTGTGAGTTTTCCAACGGGACAGACACTAACTTCACTCTACCTGAGCAGTACCCAGATTTCTACATCGTGCTGCCCGTGATCTATTCTGTGATCTGTGCTGCCGGCCTCACGGGCAACACGGCTGTGATCTATGTCATTCTCAAAGCCCCGAACATGAAGACCGTGACGAacatgttcattttaaatctggcGATTGCAGATGATCTGTTCACCCTGGTGCTGCCCATCAATATCGCGGAGCACCTTCTGTACTACTGGCCCTTCGGGGAGATCATGTGCAAGCTCATCCTTTCCATTGACCACTACAATATCttctccagcatttatttcctgacCGTCATGAGTATAGACCGCTACCTGGTGGTCTTGGCCACCGTGCGCTCCAAGAAGCTGCCGCAGCGCACTTACAGGACGGCCAAGATGGTCAGCCTCTGCGTCTGGCTCCTGGTCACCCTCATCGTCTTACCCTTCACCATCTTCGcccaagtctacaccgaccccaTGAACAGGAAGAGCTGCGTCCTGGTGTTCCCCAGACCAGAGCGCGCCTGGTTGAAAGCCAGCCGCATCTACACCCTGATCTTGGGCTTCGCCATCCCAGTCTCCACCATCTGCCTGCTCTACACCATGATGCTGTACAGGCTGAGGAACATGCACCTGAACTCGAACGCCAAAGCCCTGGACAAAGCCAAGAAGAAGGTGACACTGATGGTCTTCATCGTGCTGGCCGTGTGTCTGTTCTGCTGGACTCCCTTCCACCTCACCACCATTGTCTCTCTGACCACGGATGTTCAAGAGACGCCTCTTGTGATTGGGATCGCCTACTTTATCACCAGCTTAAGCTACGCCAATTCCTGCTTAAACCCCTTTCTGTACGCCTTTCTGGACGACAGTTTCCAGAAGAGTTTTAAGAAATTATTGGAGTGCAGAGCAGCGTAG